CCCGCGTCCGGCTGGCCGGCGATCTCCTCGGCGCGGGCACAGGCGACGCGCCGCTCGCCCATGTCATGGAGCCGCACCGGAGCGGCGTCGCAGATCTCGGGCCGGTGGTAGGCGCAGGAGCCGGAGTAGATGCAGGGCGGCGGCGTGCCCCGCCGCGGCGCGGGCCTTGCGCCGGAGATGTCGAGCGAGCGCCCCGTCCGCGTGTCCGACGGGCGCGGCAGGCTGGCGAGGAGCGCGCGGGTGTACGGGTGGCGCGGGGCGGCGAAGAGCGGCCCCGGCTCGGCCACCTCGACGATGCGCCCGCCGTAGATCACGGCGATGCGGTCGGCGATCTCCGCAACGGTGCCGAGGTCGTGGGAGATGAAGAGGCCCGACACCCCGGTCTTCGCTTGCAACTCGCGGAAGAGGTCGAGAAGGGTCGCCGCCGTGGTGGCGTCGAGCGCAGACGTCGGCTCGTCGAAGAGGATCAGCTCCGGGTTGCATGCGAAGGCGAGGGCGAGGACGATGCGCTGCTTCTCGCCGCCCGACACCTCGTGCGCGTAGCGCGTCAGCATGGCGTCGGGGTCCGGCAGGCCCACCATCGCGATGAGCTCCTTGGCGCGGGCCCGGCCGGCGGCGCCCTCGAGGCCGGCGTGGCGGGCGAGGAGCTCCTCGAGGTGGCTGCCGAGCGTCTGCGTCGGGTCGAGCGCGGCACCGGCGTTCTGGAACACCATCGCGATGCGCTTGCCGCGGACCGCCTCCAGTGCGGTCTCGCCCATCGTGGTGAGGTTCTCGCCGGACAGCAGGATTTCGCCGCCCTCGTGGGCGACGCGGCCGGGAAGGTCGCGGATGATGGCGTTGGCGAGCGAGGATTTCGCCGATCCGCTCTCGCCCACGAGGCCGAGAACCTCGCCGCGGCCGATGGTCAGCGTGACGTCGTCGAGGATCCGCACGGGACCGCTCGCCGTCTTGTAGCTCAGCGCGTAGTCGCGGATCGAAAGGACGGGTGGCGTGTCTGTCATTCGGCGATCCTGGGGTTCAGGACGTCGCGGAGGCCGTCGCCCAGCATGTTGAAGGTGATCGCGACGAGGGCGATGGCCGCCCCCGGCACCACCACGGGCCACGGGCTGCGGAAGAGGTGTGCCCGCGCCTCGGAGATCATGAGGCCCCATTCCGGCGAGGGCGGCTGCGCGCCGAGGCCGAGGAAGGAGAGCGTGGCGAAGGTCATGATGGCGAAGGCGACGCGGATCGTAGCCTCGACGATGACCGGCGCGACGGTATTGGGCAGGATCTCGGCGCAGACGATCCAGAGCGCCCCCTCACCGCGCGAGCGGGCGGCGGCGACGTAGTCGAGCGCACGCACCTTCAGCGTCACGGAGCGGGAGATCCGGGCCATTCCGGGCGCGAAGGCGATACCGATCGCGACGACGGCGTTGATCGACGACGAGCCGAGGACGGCGATGATCATCAGCGCGAAGAGCAGGCTGGGGATCGCCATCACCGCATCGTTGATGCGCATGATGAACTCGTCGGTGCGTCCGCCGACGTAGCCGGACAGGATGCCGACGATCGCGCCGAGGAACGTGCCGATGGCGGTGGCGAGGAGCGCCATGAGGACCGTCGAGCGGGCGCCCGTGAGCACGCGGCTCAGGAGGTCCCGGCCGTACCAGTCGGTGCCGAGCGGGAACTCGGCCGAGGGGGCCGCGAAGCGGGCGCCGAAGTTGAAGGTCTCCGGGTCGCGGGGGGCGAGCGACGGCCCGGCGACGGCGACGACCATGAGGACGAGGAACAGGATCAGCCCCACCGCCCCCTGTGGGGTGCGCAGGAGCCCGCGCAGTGTGCGGAAAAAGCCGGTCATTCGAATTGGATCCGCTTGTCGAGCGCCGCGTAGGCGAAATCGGCGAGGAGGTTGGCGACGGCATAGGTGAGCGCCATGACGAGGGCGCCGGCCTGGAGCATCGGCAGGTCCCGGTTCTGGATCGCGAGGATGAGCTGCCGCCCGAGGCCGGGGAAGGCGAACACCTCCTCCACCACGATGACGCCGCCGATCAGGTAGCCGATGTCGAGCGCGATGACGGTGATCGCCGGCAGCAGCGAGTTTGGCAGCGCATGGTGGAACACGACGCGCCTGCGGCCGAGCCCGCGCAGGCGGGCGGCGCGCACGAAGTCGCTGTCCAGCGTGTCGGCCATCTCCGAGCGCACCATCCGGCTGACGTGTGCGGTGAGGATGATGGTGAGCGTGATGACCGGGAGCGCGATGTGGTGCAGCGCGTCGAGCGGGTCGTCCATGAACGAGGTGTAGCCCGACGCCGGAAAGAGGCCGACCGACGGCCCCGCCAGCCAGGCGAGCAGGAGCGTCGCCAGCACGAACTCCGGCAGCGACACGCCGAGGTAGGAGACGAACGAGACCGCGACGTCGGTCGGCCTGCCGCGGCGTGTCGCCGCCAGCACTCCGAGCGGGATCGCGATGATGGTGACGAGGACGAGCGAGAAGGCGGCGAGGATCGCCGAGCGCCCGAACGCGGCCATGATGACCGGTCCCACCGGCTGCCCGGTGCGCAGCGAGGTGCCGAAGTCGCCGCCGAGGACGCCCGACAGCCAGTCCCAGTATTGCACCCAGGCCGGCTGGTCGAGGCCGAGCTTGGCGTTGAGGGCGGCGAGCGCCTCGTCGGTGGCGTATTCGCCCAGGATGAGCTGGGCTGCGTTCGCGGGCAGGATCTGCGTGACCGCGAACACGATCGCGGACACGAGGAGAGCCGTGAGCGCGAGGTAGAACAGTCGTTTTGCAATGAAGACGACGGACATTCAGTCCTCGTTCGCTGGGGTGCGCAGACGGGCCGCGATCGGCCGCCCGCCGGCGCACGGAACTCGAAACACGACGCGGGAGGGCCGGCGCGGGGCCGGCCGTCCGCCAGCGTCAGCGGGTCGGCGCGTCCTCGGTCACCCACACCTTGTGGAGGGCGAAGTTGGCGCCGCGCGGGTGCTGCACGTAGCCCTCGACGTACTGGGCGCGCGCCCCCAGGAGGTCGAAGAAGCAGGGCACCAGCGCCGGAACGTCCTTGCGCATCAGCGCCTGCGCGTCGGCGTAGAGCTTTTCGCGGGCGGCGCTGTCGGTCGTCGCCTCCGCCTCGGCGACGAGCTTGTCGAACTCGGTGTTGTTCCAGCGGGTCTCGTTCCAGGACGCCTCGGAGGTGAAGAGGAGGTTGAGGATCGTCCCCTCGGTCGGCTGCATGTTGTAGTAGCCGACGTAGAACTTGCCCTTCTTCCAGACCTGATCGAGGTAGGAGGAATGGTCCATGGTCTGGACGGCGATGTCGAAGCCGGCCGGGCGGGCCATCTCGCGCATCACCACCGCCATCGCCGAGCGGTAGCCGGGCTTGGTGGAGGCGACGAGCTCCAGCTTGATGCCGTCCGGGTAGCCGGCTTCGGCGAGCAGCGCCTTGGCCTTCTCCGGGTCGTAGGCCTTCAGCGGGGCCTCGCTGTAGTAGTGGTAGGCGGAGTTGATCGGCGTGTCGTTGCCGGGCGTGCCGTAGCCCTCGGCGACGAGCTCGACCATCGCCTCGCGGTCGACCGCGTAGGAGAGCGCCTCGCGCACCTTCGGGTCGTTGAACGGCTCGACGGTGCAGTCCATCACCACGTCGAGGAAGCGGCCGGAGGGCGTGCGCAGGCCGACGAGGCCGCTCGCGGAGGAGACGCGGCTGTAGTCGGGCGGCTGCACCTCGGTGAGGAGGTCGACCTCGCCGGCCATCGTCGCGGCGACGGCACCGGCGGCGTCCGGGAAGGTGAGGATCTCGATGCGGTCGAGGTAGGGAAGCTCGGGCACGAAGTAGTCGTCGCGCTTCTCGACGACGGCGCGCTGGTCAGGGCTGAACTCGACCAGCTTGAACGGCCCGGTGCCGACCGGCGTCGTGGCGAGGCTCTCGAAGTCGCCTTCGGCG
Above is a genomic segment from Acuticoccus sediminis containing:
- a CDS encoding ABC transporter permease; amino-acid sequence: MSVVFIAKRLFYLALTALLVSAIVFAVTQILPANAAQLILGEYATDEALAALNAKLGLDQPAWVQYWDWLSGVLGGDFGTSLRTGQPVGPVIMAAFGRSAILAAFSLVLVTIIAIPLGVLAATRRGRPTDVAVSFVSYLGVSLPEFVLATLLLAWLAGPSVGLFPASGYTSFMDDPLDALHHIALPVITLTIILTAHVSRMVRSEMADTLDSDFVRAARLRGLGRRRVVFHHALPNSLLPAITVIALDIGYLIGGVIVVEEVFAFPGLGRQLILAIQNRDLPMLQAGALVMALTYAVANLLADFAYAALDKRIQFE
- a CDS encoding ABC transporter substrate-binding protein, coding for MSWTPSRRLVLQSGAALGVLAAMPSLAAGSPAPGGTLRVALNITPSVLNPMLARLNSEYLLGELLYSGLTTLTPEMTAAPDLATEWSANEDATEWHFTLRDNAVFSNGSPLTSADVVASFKKLLDPATAAPGSRNLGPISDVVADGDLGVIIRTSSPYGDLPVALSYPTAKIVPAALAEGDFESLATTPVGTGPFKLVEFSPDQRAVVEKRDDYFVPELPYLDRIEILTFPDAAGAVAATMAGEVDLLTEVQPPDYSRVSSASGLVGLRTPSGRFLDVVMDCTVEPFNDPKVREALSYAVDREAMVELVAEGYGTPGNDTPINSAYHYYSEAPLKAYDPEKAKALLAEAGYPDGIKLELVASTKPGYRSAMAVVMREMARPAGFDIAVQTMDHSSYLDQVWKKGKFYVGYYNMQPTEGTILNLLFTSEASWNETRWNNTEFDKLVAEAEATTDSAAREKLYADAQALMRKDVPALVPCFFDLLGARAQYVEGYVQHPRGANFALHKVWVTEDAPTR
- a CDS encoding ABC transporter permease; translated protein: MTGFFRTLRGLLRTPQGAVGLILFLVLMVVAVAGPSLAPRDPETFNFGARFAAPSAEFPLGTDWYGRDLLSRVLTGARSTVLMALLATAIGTFLGAIVGILSGYVGGRTDEFIMRINDAVMAIPSLLFALMIIAVLGSSSINAVVAIGIAFAPGMARISRSVTLKVRALDYVAAARSRGEGALWIVCAEILPNTVAPVIVEATIRVAFAIMTFATLSFLGLGAQPPSPEWGLMISEARAHLFRSPWPVVVPGAAIALVAITFNMLGDGLRDVLNPRIAE